DNA sequence from the Lodderomyces elongisporus chromosome 5, complete sequence genome:
TGGCAATCTATTTGCAGTTTGCATTTACAAATACCATAGCGAATGCTCATTAtgattatttttcttcttctttaatttattGGGGAAAGAGAGGGAAGAATTCAGTTCTAGGTGTACTCCTTCTAGTCACTCCATTGATgtacatttttttaatattgtATCATCACAtatattcttatttttttcagtttctGGAATTCAAGTTATACCTAACTAATAGTGTTCAGTGGAGTAGCAGCTTCAGCAATAACTGTTTCTGTAACCACAACTTCGGTCCttactttcttcttcccatcatcatcacttCTGAGTTCCTTGGGGGTATGTGCTCTTTTCAATGACTTTTTGAGGTTTTTTGGGTCTTGTGTtggaggtggtggtggtggtaagCTTGGTAGGTTTGATACTTCATAAAATAAGTAGAATAGGGAGAAACACACTAGACCCGTATATAGCCAGAATCCTTTACGTTTTAGCTTGTTTAGAAGTCTGTCGATTGGCGTATAGTACCTCTCATAGAATATTATAGGCATTGCAAGTTATATGTAACTAAAACAGACTTTGGATGATGGATATAATGAGCGGAAAGGCAGGGTTGGTAGTTGTGAAGTGATATGTTGAAAAACCTGATGTAAAACTTGGGTAGAAGTTGATAAAGCTAGGAGTTTGGGGTATAAGAACTCGATTGCTATCTGTACTGTAATCTATGTGTGTGCTGGAGAGAACTTTATTGAGAAGCTTGTGTTATGTATGTTTGATGATAATTCCGTCGGCGGAGATAGGTAGCGTTTCTAGTGCTATTATCCAGCGGCACTAACtaagttcttttttttatttattttaattttaattttaattttatctttttgaaGATATAAAAATAGAGTGAAATATAGTAAAGTACAACACCACAGTTAACAGAAATGGTGCATACTATTAATTCCGCCGCAGTTTCACTTTGAGTGAATGGAGGATGGCGTGTAGATAGCAATAGATTAACAAATTAAATATTACACCGAGTACTCTAATCTCCTCCACTCTATTTGTTATATTACCTTTTTGCTGTTTTCACCATTTTCACCTTTTTTATGTTGATGTATATTGTTTGCTAATCGACtcctttttaatttttactattttttgatttatttgttttatttaaaaaaattcgAGAAAACCACACTTTAACTGACAGATTTCTTTAtcagtttttcttttgcctccccccttttctttttctttttgttttttaatcttACCACCAGAGTCAATTGACCAAATAACAGTATGTTACAGCTCATATGCTTTACTTTTACTATTCTTTCTCAATTCATATCCACTATCCAGTAGAATACTAACAGTAAAATCTAGAAAATACTTAGAAGAAGATTATACGCCACAATGTCAGACTTGAAAGGATACATCGTTACATTAAAAGAAGACACTTCCGACAGCAAAGCTGAGTCAATTAAGAACCAAATCAAAGAAGCAGGTGGAAAGATCACCAATGAATTCAGTTTGATCAAAGGTTTTGCCGTGGCTTTGCCTGCTGTCCATGCCGATAGTTTGTCCAAAAACCACCCAGAAATTGCCAATGTTGAAGAGGATAAGGAAGTCCACACTCAATAAGTATAAAGATACCAATACTacattttgcaaatgcCTAGTTGAACTGGGAGAAAtcgaaaaaagaaaataaagcaGAAGGTGTCTTAGACAGATGGGAAGAACatgctctttttttattttgggaAAAATGGGATGAATGGGTGTAACCTGATATAGCTAGAAAGTTTTAGAATTACACAgaataaaatagaatagGAGAAAGTTTTGTTTACAATTTGATTACAATTTGATTAGATTTGTTGTGATAAGTTTGATACAAAGCATAGAGAACTCGTAGTTGTAAGTGTTATTGTTTTgatcctcttctttttttttattttttttttttgtatgaGAATTGTACTACAAGTTTGCCCAGGGAGGGATAGATAAGGGGAGAAATTaatcttttcttcaatcttgTCGAAGGTTGTTGAAATCTCGAGGGCAAATAACCaaccaaacaaacaagaaaaaaagaataaaaaggtGAGGAAACAAGTAGGagcaaagagaaaagagaaaagagcaATGAGCAATGAGTAAAGACCAGATTAATGCTTGGAACAACGGTTAACTAGCATAGTATAAAGTCTTTGTCTCAAACACTAACAACTAAATGTAAGTTATCATTAGTGTGAAACTTGCGATAGTTAGCTACTTGGTTCGTTGACTAGAAATTGCACTTGCTAGCTTGTTGAGCCGCAAACCCATTTTGGTCAACACTAGCTCTTCTGTGTTCAAACTCTTTaccttcttcctcctcgtCCTCCTTATTCTTCTTATCCTTAATCTATTGTTCTCTTGACTTTTAGAAAGtaatctctctctccttctctccttctctctcttcttttttgtctttatttCCACTAACTTCAACCTTTCACCTTCCACTACTCTTTACCTATGTATACTGCTTTTGTGTAATTCCGACGAGAATTGCGCACtatctttccttcttcttcttcttctctcccccctttttttgtacttttCTCTCTACCCCCCCCTCCGCACCCCCCGTGTTTCCATTCTCACTCCACTTATTTCCAGTCTCACTCCACTTACAACAGTTACCTGTCATTTTCTCCACCagttgcttttttttttcccattacatctttctctttatctttctGCCTCTTTTACTTTATACTTATTCACCTCACCTTCtctttataaatatatctatctatctattTTAAGAAACTTAGTGCATTTACACAATCTGATATACAATGGGGTACGACAGTCACAATACTTACCCCACATTCAAGCCCATCGATCATATTTATGACGACAGACTTCGTCAGTTTACAAACACCGGCGGCCAATACCCCAGCTTAAATCTCCCCAAATTCTATGACTTACAGCGTCAAGAATTGTCAAACTTGCAATCTTATCGCGTTCCCGACATTGACGGCAAAACACAACGTCCCTTGTTCAAGGATATCGATTTTGCAAACGTTGAATGGGAAAATATTGGGTTGGGTTACAGTTTTGGACCCAGTTGGAAAACATTTTGGGTCAAATTTGAATTGGAAATACCCAAGGACTGGTTGAAATACGAGAGATTGGAAATAGACTGGGACTCGAGTTCGGAAGCCTTGATATACAACTCCAAAGGCTTACCATTACAAGCATTTACCGGTGGCGGACAAAGAAACTTGTTTGAAATCCCCAAACTGTATAGAACTACAGAAAAGCAAGTGTTTTATATAGAAGTAGCTTGTAATGGTATGTTTGGAAATGGTGCAGAGGGCGAGCCCGATCCAAATAGATATTTCAGACTAAACAAGGCCCACTTGGTGGCACCCAACATGGAGGCAAGAAGGTTATTCTGGGATTTCTGGATAATTGGTGATGCTGCAAGAGAGTTTCCAGCAGGTCGTGTTGAAAAATACCAAGCTGCTGATACTGCTACAAGGATCATGAATGCTTTTGACCCTGAAAATGTTGAATCCATTACAAAGTGCAGAGAAATTGCCAAAGAATACCTTGGTAAAAACGTTGACTCAGAAGCAGTATttgaggagaagaaaaaaatcaacatttttggtgttggtaatTGCCACATCGATACCGCTTGGGAATGGCCATTTGCtgaaacaaagagaaaaattgTCCGGTCTTGGACCACACAGTTGAAACTTGCTGATCAATACCCTGAGTATGTGTTTGTTGCTTCTCAAATGCAACAATTCAAGTGGCTTAAACAAGCACAGCCAgagattttggaaaaaatacATCAAAAATTCAACACAAACCAATTTATACCCTTGGGCGGATCCTGGGTGGAAAATGATACAAACTTGCCTAATGGCGAGTCGTTGATTAGACAATTTGTGTTGGGTCAAAGGTATCTTCTCAATGAGTTTGGATTCCAATCGAATATCTATTGGCTACCAGATACATTTGGATACAGCTCACAGATTCCACAGATTTGTCAAATCTCTGGCGTCGACCGTTTCTTGACTCAGAAATTGTCGTggaacaacatcaacactTTCCCCTTGAGCACTTTTAATTGGAAAGGTTTGGATGGTTCACAAGTGTTGGTTCATATGCCTCCAGATAACACATACACTGCAGAAGCTAATTTCGGTGATGTGGTCAGATCGCAACTGCAACACAAGAATATGAGAGATGTGCCAACGGGACTTTTGCTTTATGGCCACGGTGATGGTGGCGGTGGTCCAACCGAGGATatgattgaaaaattgcGGAGATGCAGAGGCGTAAGTAACGAGCAAGGCTTGTTGCCATCAGTAGAGCTTGGGGTTACCATTGATGAGTTTTATGACCACATTTTGGAGCAATCCAATGACGGCAAGAATTTACCCACATGGACTGGCGAAATTTACTTGGAATTTCACCGTGGTACATATACCGTGCAAGcacaaattaaaaagtaCATGAGGTTGGGTGAAATAAAGCTCCATGATTTGGAGTTTATTGCTGGATTAATTAGTTTGACTAATTCACAATACAAATACCCTAAGCAAGAGATCCAGGACCTTTGGGAGGACTTGTGTTTGTGCCAGTTCCATGATGTGTTGCCTGGAAGTTGTATAGGAATGGTTTATTATGAGGAAGTTTACCCAATGCTTGGTTCACTTTTGGAAAAAGCCGATAAATTGATCTACAAGGCTTTTGAATCATtaaagaaaccaaagacaaaagaaataagaaTGTTGAATACATTGGCACACGATAGATCTGATGAAGTGATTGAACTTGATGCATCGACTCAACCAGAACTTGTTAATgctttacaaaaaagtgGTCATAAATtgcacaacaacaaagtaaaaataaatgtatCGACTGTTAAAGGCGAGACGAAAATTCATAAAAAAGTTAAATACCCTTCAAAAATTGAGACAACTAGTGAAGGTTTTACGCTTTCAAATGGTTTACTTGTTGCCAAGATCTCAAACACAGGTATTGTTACTTCCCTCTACGACACCATTGCTCAAAGAGAAGTCATTGACACCACGGAAAATGCACAAACCAAGCAAGAGGGAACCAAGTTTGTTGGCGGTAACCAATTCATTTTGTTTGATGATGAGCCTTTAAACTTTCCTGCTTGGGATACGGAACTTTACTCGTTGGAGAAGTTCAAGCTCATTAACGCAACAAAAGCGGAAATCTTGTCTGAAGAT
Encoded proteins:
- a CDS encoding uncharacterized protein (MEROPS:MER0018320), translated to MSDLKGYIVTLKEDTSDSKAESIKNQIKEAGGKITNEFSLIKGFAVALPAVHADSLSKNHPEIANVEEDKEVHTQ
- the AMS1 gene encoding Glycoside hydrolase, 38 vacuolar alpha mannosidase (CAZy:GH38; BUSCO:EOG092607QZ), encoding MGYDSHNTYPTFKPIDHIYDDRLRQFTNTGGQYPSLNLPKFYDLQRQELSNLQSYRVPDIDGKTQRPLFKDIDFANVEWENIGLGYSFGPSWKTFWVKFELEIPKDWLKYERLEIDWDSSSEALIYNSKGLPLQAFTGGGQRNLFEIPKSYRTTEKQVFYIEVACNGMFGNGAEGEPDPNRYFRLNKAHLVAPNMEARRLFWDFWIIGDAAREFPAGRVEKYQAADTATRIMNAFDPENVESITKCREIAKEYLGKNVDSEAVFEEKKKINIFGVGNCHIDTAWEWPFAETKRKIVRSWTTQLKLADQYPEYVFVASQMQQFKWLKQAQPEILEKIHQKFNTNQFIPLGGSWVENDTNLPNGESLIRQFVLGQRYLLNEFGFQSNIYWLPDTFGYSSQIPQICQISGVDRFLTQKLSWNNINTFPLSTFNWKGLDGSQVLVHMPPDNTYTAEANFGDVVRSQSQHKNMRDVPTGLLLYGHGDGGGGPTEDMIEKLRRCRGVSNEQGLLPSVELGVTIDEFYDHILEQSNDGKNLPTWTGEIYLEFHRGTYTVQAQIKKYMRLGEIKLHDLEFIAGLISLTNSQYKYPKQEIQDLWEDLCLCQFHDVLPGSCIGMVYYEEVYPMLGSLLEKADKLIYKAFESLKKPKTKEIRMLNTLAHDRSDEVIELDASTQPELVNALQKSGHKLHNNKVKINVSTVKGETKIHKKVKYPSKIETTSEGFTLSNGLLVAKISNTGIVTSLYDTIAQREVIDTTENAQTKQEGTKFVGGNQFILFDDEPLNFPAWDTELYSLEKFKLINATKAEILSEDPLESSILVTHQISPQSHVETVISLAGLNDPKSNNNFLKFASTVEWHETYKFLKVQFPTTINSALEASYETQFGITRRPTHFNTTWDTAKFEVCHHKFMDLSEYNYGVSVLNNGKYGGAIHGNLIRLSLLRSAKAPDNKADIGVHKFEYAIFPHRGPLSLATVKAGYNFNYKLIPTTQDISGFNNAIKFEGVGKRSSLVLSHIKRGEDDFDVNTYENIAKENAQYGKVGKDEKSVVVRVYEALGGVSRGKLTIDENILPVKKVLKVNALENEVVGEVKVGKGGVVDIELKAFEIATYKILLK